The genomic interval GGGGCGGATCTGGCTGCGGAAGAAGGCGTAGTTGTCGTCGAACCGCGACACCCGCCCCTCTTCGCCTTCGGCGCGTCGGTCGAGGACGACGCTCTCGAACACGTCGGCCCAGGCGCGGTGCGGGCGCAGCTTCGTGCGTGTCGGGTCGTCGGTGCGCACGAGCACCCGCTCCAGCTCCGCGGCGAGCCGCGGGTCGTCATCGCGCAGAGTGTGATGCAGCGCCGCGATCAGGAGCATCAGGGTCGTGATCCGCTGCTGACCGTCGATCAGCACGAGGTGCGCGTCCCCGGCATCCTCCCCGCCGGCCGTGGACAGGATGGAGCCGATGAAGTGCGTGTCCGCCGAATCGGCGCCGGCGACGGCGCGGATGTCGCCCAGAAGCTGCTCGCAGCCGCCGATGTCCCACCGGTACTGGCGCTGATACACCGGGACGACGATCGTGGTGTCGGATGCCGAGAGCCACCCGATCGTGTTGACGGCGACGGCCGCGACGTTGGCGGCGGGGACGGTCGTGGCGTTGCTCATTTTGGTGCGAATCACTCCTCGGAAACCCCGATCGAGTCTACTGGCGCACCCGCCGCGGCTAGGTAGGCTTGCCTAAGTCGGGCCTGTAAAAACTTCGCTTGTCCGACAGAAAGGGCATGATCCGTCATGGCATACATCAAGAGCGCCGCACTCGAGGAGACCGGCTACGTCGTCCTCGATCCGTACGGCAAGGAGATCGATCCCAAGGAATGGCTCGAGGTCGAGTACGTCGACTGGAAGAGCTCCGGCGACACCCGCTTCGCACCGCTGGCGTCGGCCAAGGGTGAGATCGAGTGCAACGGCTTCTGGAACCACAAGCCGCCGCGCACCGACAAGGACGGCGTCTGGATCGACTCGCAGACCGCGATCGCGCCGACGCTCACCGAGCGCGCGAAGGAGCCGGGCGCCAACGTCGGTCGCTGCCGCATCATCGAGCTGCAGCCGAACACCTACGCGGACTGCCTCTACAACCTCCACCAGGACGACAACAACCGCCTGAACCCCGACGGCACCGGCTGGGTCGTGCGCGGGTTCTTCAACCTGACCGACGACAAGACGAGCTACTTCGTGCTGCGTGAGAACCGCACCGACCCGAGCCAGGAGACGCGGATCGCGCTTCCCGCCGGCGCTCAGCTGATCGTCGACACGCAGCGCCTGTGGCACGCGGCCGCCCACTACGGCACGGAGCCGCGCTACTGCCTCATCACGTCGTGGGAGTCGGGCCCCGAGCTCGACGCCTACATCGCCAAGTACAACGGCGTGAACAAGGTCGAGAGCTACCCCGTCGACCAGGAGACCCTGGATGCCGGGCAGATCGAGCAGGAGCGCCGCATCGCCGCGCGTGCGGCAGCCCTCGCCGCCCGCGGCCAGCAGGAAGTGAACGTGATGAGCGAGGCGTAAGCCTCCGGTACACGTGAGGGTCCCCGCCATCGCGGCGGGGACCCTCTTCTGTGTGTGAGTCGCTTACGCGAGCGCCAGCTCACGCTCCCGGGTGCGGTGGACGAGGCGGTGCGCCACCCACGCGGCGATCGCGATCAGGCCGGCGATCGCAGCCACGGCATCAGCGTCGGAGCAAGTCCCGACGTGCCGGTCGCGAGCTGACCGGTGCCGTCGGCGATCCGGGCGTTCCCGTCGGCGAGACTCGTGGCCCCGGCCGAGAGCGCGCCCGAGCCTTCGGTCAGCCTCACCGAGCCGTCGAAGAGGGTGGTCGCGCCCGCCGAGAGGTCGTTCAATCCGGTGGCGAGCGAACCCGCGCCCTGGGAGAGGCGCTGCGTGCCATCGGCGAGCGACGTCGCCCCCGCCGACAGGTTGCCCGCCCCGGTGGCGAGGCCCGGCGCGGCCTTGGCGTGCGCGGACATCGCCCCGACCTCCTGCTGGAGTCCCGTCGTCAGCGCCGAGATCGTCGCCCAGTCCGCCGACGCGGGATCGGCCTGGGCGGCCGTGAGGAGCGCGGCGAGAGTCGCCAGGTGCGAGGTCGCGCTGTCGGCGTTGCCGCTCAGGTGGAGGCCTGGGCTGCGCCGGCATCCACCTGCGCGGCACCGTCGGACAGTTTCGCCGCCGTCGGTGTGTCGTCAGAGCGTGATGACCGTAACAGCGCGCGTTCGTCGTCGGGGGAAAGACCGGCGGAGATTCCGGGTGACACCAAGTCTCATCCGGCGTGACGCTGAGTCTCTTGTAGATGCTCCCCAAAATGGTCCGCCCCGGAGCCGTAACGGCGGCCGAGTCTTGTTTAGTCTGTGTGTGTGTTGTACCGTGTGGTTATTCGAGGAGGAGACATGTACGCGACGGAGCGGCAGCAGCTGATCGAGCACCTGGTGGCGACCGAGGGTCGTGTCGTCGTCGTCGACCTCGCCCGACGCTTCGGCGTGACCACCGAAACCGTCCGTCGGGACCTCGACCACCTCGAAGCGGGGGGTCACATCCGCCGTGTGCACGGTGGTGCGGTGGCTCGCACGAAGGTCAGCACCGCGGAGACGTCGCTGGCCGAGCGCACGCAGCAGCGCGGCGACGTCAAGCTCGCCATCGCCGCCCGCGCTCTCGACGCGGTCGGTGCCGACGACGGCGGGTCGATCTACATCGACGCCGGAACGACGACCGCCGCCTTGGCGCACCTGCTGGTGCAGCGCTCGACCGGCATCCGTCCCCTCGAGGTCGTCACCCACTCGATGACCATCGCGCACCTGCTCGCGGGTGCGCCGGGCCTCGGCCTCACGGCGATCGGCGGGCGCGTGCGCGGCCTGACGGCGGCCGCGGTCGGCGCCCAGACCGTCGACGCCATCTCGCGTCTCCGTCCCGATCTCGCCTTCATCGGCACCAACGGACTGTCCGCGACGTTCGGTCTCAGCACTCCCGATCCCGACGAGGCCGCCGTCAAGCGTGCCATCATCTCGGCGGCGCGGCGTGTGGTCGTGCTGGCTGACGCTGACAAGTTCGACGCCGAACTCCTGATCTCCTTCGCCCGTCTCGACGATCTCGACATCCTCGCGACCGACGCCGCGCCGGGCGGCGAGCTCGCCGAACGCCTCGAAGCGGCCGACGTGGAGGTGTGGGTCGCATGATCGTCACCCTCACGGCCAACCCTTCGCTCGATCGCACCGTGACACTGTCGACGCCGCTGCGCGTCGGCGAGGTGCAGTCGGCTCTCTCGGTCCGAGAGGATCCCGGGGGGAAAGGCATCAACGTCACGCGTGTCGTCGTCGGCGCCGGGATGCGCAGCGCCGCCGTCCTGCCCCTCGACGCCGACGACCCGTTCGCGGGCGTGCTGCGCTCGGCCGCCGTCCCGGTCGTGCCGGTGCCGCTGCCCGGCGCGGCGCGCGCCAACCTCACGATCGTCGACGGGGGAGGCGTGACGACGAAGGTGAACCTGCCGGGCGTGACGCGCACGCAGGCGGATGCCGAGGCGCTCGTGGCCGCGACGGTCCAGGCCGCGCGCGGCGCGCGCTGGCTGGTGCTGGCCGGTTCGCTGCCGCCCGGCGTCACGGACGGCTTCTACGTCGACGTGATCCGCGCGGTGCGTGCGGCCGGCGACCCGCCGCGGATCGCGGTGGACACCTCGGGCGCGGCGCTCCACGCCGTCGTGGCGGACGGCGCCCCCGATCTGATCAAGCCGAACGACGACGAGCTCGCCGAACTGACCGGTGTCGCGCTCGACGCGGGCCGCGACCTTGCCGACGCGGTGCGCGTCGCCGCGGCCGATCTCGTCCCGGCGCGGGTCGGCGCGGCCTTCGTCACGCTGGGTGCCGCCGGTGCCGTGCTCGTCACGGCATCCGGCGCCTGGCACGGCACCCCGCCGCCGACGCGGGTGCGCAGCACCGTGGGCGCCGGTGACAGCTCCCTCGCCGGCTTCCTGCTCGCAGAGTCCGCAGGCGCATCGCCCGAGGAATGCCTGCGCAGCGGCATCCGGTACGGATCGGCGGCGGCCGCCCTGCCCGGCACGCAGGCCCCCACACCCGCCGACCTGCTGCCCGGCGACGTGCCGGTCCGCGCCCTCGCCCCCTGAAGCCCTCCCACCGAACCACCCGAGACAGAAACACTGGAGGTCACTGTGTCAGAGATCATCACGCCGGCACTCGTCAGTCTCGACGAGCCGATCGGCACCGACAAGCGAGCCGTCATCGACGCGCTCGCGGCGCGCGTCGCGGCGACCGGGCGCGCGACCGACGCGGCCGCTCTCGCCGCCGACGCCTGGAAGCGCGAGCAGACCGACGAGACGGGCCTGCCCGGCGGCATCGCCATCCCGCACGCCAAGAGCCGCGCCGTGACCGAGGCGACGCTCGCCTTCGCCCGACTCAAGCCCGGCGTCGACTTCGGGGCTGAGGACGGCCCGGCCGATCTCGTCTTCCTGATCGCGGCGCCCGACACCGCCGCGGAGGAGCATCTCGCTGTGCTCTCGCGCCTGGCGCGCGCCTTCATGCGCGAGGACTTCACCGCCGGGCTGCGCGGCGCCACGACTCCGGAGGACGTCGTCGCGCTCGTGCAGCACGCCGTCAGCGACGCGCCCGCTCCCGCCGCGAAGCCCGCGGCCGCGCCGGTCGCTGCGCCCACAGCCGCGGCCGCCCCGGGACTGACCGTCGACGGGCGCCCCGCACGCATCGTCGCCGTCACGGCCTGTGCAACAGGGATCGCGCACACCTTCATGGCCGCCGACGCCCTCACCGCCGCCGGTCAGAAAGCGGGCGTCGACCTCGCCGTCGAGCCGCAGGGATCGTCGGGCTACAAGGCGCTGCCGCAGCAGGTCATCGATGATGCGGATGCCGTGATCTTCGCCGTCGACGTGGACGTCCGCGGCGAGCAGCGCTTCGCCGGCAAGCCGGTCGTGCGGGTACCCGTCAAGAAGGGCATCGAAGAGCCGTCGCACCTGATCGCCGAAGCGGTCGCCGCCGTGGGCAACCCGAAGGCAGCGCGGGTCAGCGCGTCGGCGGGCGAGGCCTCGACCTCACAGGCGGCACCGACGTCGCTCGGCGGCAACGTCAAGCGGGCGTTGCTGACCGGTGTCAGCTACATGATCCCGTTCGTCGCCGGCGGTGGTCTGCTGATCGCCCTCGGGTTCCTGCTCGGCGGCTACAACGTCACCGACAACGCGGGCGATGTCGTCCTGAATAACGCCCTGTGGAACCTGCCCACGACCGACATCACCTCACCGCTCGGCCCGCTCGGCCAATACCTCGGTTCGGTCGCGTTCATCATCGGAAACACGTCGATGGGCTTCCTGATCCCCGCCCTCGCCGGCTACATCGCGTTCGGCATCGCCGATCGCCCCGGCATCGCCCCCGGTTTCGTCGCCGGTGCCGTCGCCGGTCTCATGGGCGCGGGCTTCATCGGCGGCATCGTCGGGGGTCTGCTCGCCGGTCTCGCCGCGTGGTGGCTGAATCAGCTGAACGTGGCGCGGTGGCTGCGCGGCCTGATGCCGGTCGTGATCATTCCGCTGCTGGCATCCATCTTCGCCTCCGGCCTGATGCTGCTCGTCCTGGGCGGCCCGATCGCGTGGCTCATGACTGCGCTGAGCGACTGGCTGGGCGGCCTCACCGGCGCCGGGGTCGTGATCCTCGGTGTCATCCTCGGCCTCATGATGTGCTTCGACCTCGGTGGCCCGATCAACAAGGTCGCCTACGGCTTCGCGACCGCGGGTCTGTCGGCGGGGCTCGCCGGCGACGACCGCTACCTGCAGATCATGGCGGCGGTCATGGCGGCGGGCATGGTGCCGCCGCTCGCGATGGCGCTGGCATCCACCGTCCTCGCGCGTGGCCTGTTCACCGAGCCCGAGCGCGAGAACGGCAAGGCGGCGTGGCTGCTCGGTGCCGCGTTCATCTCGGAGGGCGCGATTCCGTTCGCAGCCGCCGACGTGTTCCGCGTCATCCCCGCGACGATGCTCGGCGGCGCCGTGACCGGAGGTCTGTCGATGGCGTTCGCGGTGACCGCGAAGGCTCCGCACGGTGGCGTGTTCGTGTTCTTCGCGATCGACAACTTCTGGTTGTGGCTCGTCGCGATCGCCGCAGGAACGGTCGTCTCGGCGTTCTCGGTCGTCGCGCTCAAGCGCTTCGCGCACCGCCGCGGGGTTTCTCCCGTCGATGAGACGGTTCCCGCAGCCGCCCTCACCGCATAGTCTCGAAGCAACGACCGTTCGTCTTTCACCAGGAGGATCCCATGGCAGAACGCCAGGCCACCGTCGCCAGCAGCTCCGGACTGCACGCCCGCCCCGCGAAGCTGTTCGTGCAGGCCGTGCAGCAGACCGGAATCCCCGTGACGATCGCGGTGGAGGGCGGCCCCGACCTCAACGCCGGCAGCATCCTGACGCTGATGGGTCTCGGTGCCACGCAGGGCACCGTCGTGACCCTCAAGGCCGACGGCGACGGGGCGGACGCGGCGCTCGACTCGCTCGTGCAGTTCCTCGAGACGGACCACGACGCCGAAGGCTGAGAACGATAGACGACGGATGCCGCGACCACCACGGTCGCGGCATCCGTCGTCTGAGCGGCCTCGCGTGGCTGTCGGCCCCGCATGCCTCGGCGGGTGGCGATCCGGCTACAGGTCGACGGACTCGCCGGGCTCGAGGGCGACGAACTCGCCGCCGTTCTGCTCGGTCGCCCACGCGAGACGTGCCCGGTGCATCTCCAGGCCGGAGCGCGACAGCGTCATGTCGTGCGTGCCGAACGCCCGGCGGGGCGCTACGGCCAGGACGAAGTCCATGGCCTCGCCGATCTTCAGCCACGGCGCGCCGATCGGCGCCGCGAGCAGCGCGACGTCGGCGTGCGACGGGACCGCGTAGGAGTCGCCGGGGTAGTAGAACTGGTCGTTGACGAGCACGCCCACGTTGTCGACCACGGGGATCGACTCGTGGATGACGCTGTGCCGCCCGCCGTGGAAGGTGAGGGTGAAGGGCCCGGCGGTCACGGTGTCGCCGGGGGAGACGGTGATGGCACCGAACTCCGCCGCCGCCGTCGCGGCACCGGCGGGGGCGTAGATCGGCACATCGCGCGCATAGTCGCGGAGCCGGCGCAGATGCTCCGGCGTCCAGTGATCGGGGTGCTCGTGCGTGAGCACGACGGCGACGAGACCGTGCAGATTCTCGAGGGGCAGCGTGAACGACCCCGGATCGATGATCAGCTGGTGCCCCTCGGCCTCGAGGCGGAGACAGGCGTGTTCGTGTTTCGTGACGCGCATGCGCTCAGTCAACGCTTCCACACCCGCACCCGCAAGGCGCGACACGACGGGCGGGCTCGATTTGGCCGACACCGGGCGACCATGGCATAATCGAACGGTTGCTTACGCAGCGAAAAGTGCAAGGCCCCATCGTATAGCGGCCTAGTACGCCGCCCTCTCACGGCGGTAACGCGGGTTCGAATCCCGCTGGGGTCACCACCACGAAACGCCCGGCCATCGGCCGGGCGTTTCGCTTTCCCCGGGGAAAGCCGAGCGGCACGGGGGCGCTCACGCCTCCGGCGCGTCACCCCCGGCATCCGTGCCCCGCGCTGCGCGCCGCCGGCGGACGGCCCCGCGCACCGCCCACACGACGAGACCGGCGATCGCCAGCACGCCGAGCCAGGGGAGGAGGAACCCGATCGCGATCACGACTCCGTTGAGCGTCGCGACGAGCCCGTTCCACCCCGCGGCGACGCCGTCGCCGAAGCCGGCGGGATCGGCATGGACGGTCGGCGCGGGCTCGGTGAGGGTGACGGTGACGCTCGACATGTCGACCTGGCCTTCGAGCCAGGTCAGCTGCTGACGCAGCGAGTCCAGCTCGGACTGACGCTCCGACAGCGCCGACTCGGCGGCGATGAGGTCGGCGGTCGACGTGCTCTGGGCGAGCAGTTCGGTGAGTCGGGCGACGGAGGTCTCCAGCGCCGCGACGCGGGCACGCAGGTCGACGGCCTCGGTGGTGACGTCGCGCCGGTCGATCTGGGACGACGTGACGGTCCCGGCCTCTGACAGCCCGGCGAGCGTCGCCGTCAGCTGGTCGGCGGGCACGCGCACGGTGATCCAGGAGCCGGACGGTCGCCAGGGCATGACCTCGCCGCCGCCTGCGGCGGGGTCGACGGCGACCTCACCGGCCTGGCCGACGCTCATGGTCTCGACATAGCCGCCCGCGGCCACGGCCGCCTTTCCGATGGCATCGACGGCGGCGGCGGCATCGTCCACCTCGACCGTCGCCGACGCGGACGCGGCGATCTCTCGGGCGTCGCCGCCGACCTCACCGCTGGCCGTGCTCCCCGCCGCTGATTCGGCTCCTCCGGCAGAGTCCGTCACAGCACCATCGGTCAGCGACCAGCCGGATGCCGGTGCCACCGCCGCGCTCTCTGTCGTCCCGATGACGCTCGGCAGCACCTGCGGGGCGATGACGGCGGCGACCGCGACGACGGCCGCAGCCGCGGCGCCGCCCATCCACATCCGGCCGCGGTGCACGGCGCGCAGCCGTGCCCGCTCGGCGATCTGCAGGCGCTCGTCGCGCTCATCGGCGATCTGGGCGAACAGCGCCCGCTCCATCTCCTCGATGCGCCCGTCGGACAGCGCGGGCAGTGCGGTGTCGTTCATGTCCCCTCCGGTTCGATCGTGCTCCGCAGTCGGGTGCGGATGCGGGCGAGACGGTTGCGGACCACCCCGTGCGACACGCCCAGCCGGTCGGCGGCGGCCTGGTACCCGTACCCCTCGGCTGCGCACAGCCGGAAGATGCCCTGGTCGAGCTCACCGAGCGTGCGCACCTCGCGGAGGATCTGTTCCACGAGATGCGCGTCGACGACCTGGCGTTCGACATCCACGGTGGCGGGCAGCGTGTCGTCGGCGGATGCCGCGAGGTGTGCGCGTTCGCGCTGCTGACGCCGGACGCGATTCGCCGCCTGAAACCGGCAGATCGTCACGAGCCACGGCAGCAGCGAGTCACCCGCGAGGTCGAGACCGGGAAGCTTCCGCCACGCCGCGAGGAAGGTGTCCTGCGCGACATCCTCGGCATCCGCCCGCGTGCCCACGAGGGCGTGCGCGACCCAGAACACGGGGCGGATATAGGCGCGATACAGCGCGCGAAAGGCCGCCTGACTGCCCGCGGCTGCCGCCGCGACCAGTTCGGCGTCGGTCCGGATGCCGGTGTCGCTCATGGTCCCCTCATCGTCTCGGAAGAAGGTGCCTTCCGAGAAGAGAGTGTCGGGCGCGTCACGACCGTCTCAGAACTCGTCTATTCTTGTGCGAGCGAGAGGGAGTATCCCGTTTCGCGTGACCCGTCAGTACGGGCCCCGTCGTCGGGGTTCCGGGCACGCGCCGCCCCGGTGATCCGGGAGCGGGGGAGAGACTTTCGACGTTTCGTCTTCCCTCCGAAAGGCCCGCATGGAGCTTCCCGTCTGGTTCGAAGTCGGCTCGCTCGTCGTCCTGGTGCTCATCCTCGTCGCCGACCTGCTGCTCGTCCTCAAGCGCCCCCACATCCCCTCCACCCGGGAGTCGACCCTCTGGGTCGTCTTCTACGTCACGCTCGCCCTCATCTTCGCGGGGATGCTGTGGCTGTTCGCCGGCCACGAGTTCGCCGGCCAGTTCATCGCCGGCTGGCTCACGGAGTACAGCCTGTCGATCGACAACCTGTTCGTGTTCGTGCTGATCATGGGGCAGTTCGCTGTCCCGCGGCGCTACCAGCAGGAAGTCCTCATGGTGGGGATCATCATCGCCCTCATCCTGCGCGGTCTGTTCATCCTCGCGGGGGCGGCGATCATCGAGCAGTTCAGCTGGGTGTTCTACATCTTCGGGGCGTTCCTCATCTGGACCGCATGGCGACAGGCATTCCCCGGCGGAGACCACGACGACGACATCAAGCAGGAGCCGTTCATCGTGCGCACCCTGCGTCGCATGGTCGACATCAGCGATCACTACGACGGCGCCAAGATGCGCACGGTCGTCGCCGGCAAGAAGATCTTCACGCCGATGATCATCGTGTTCGCCGCGATCGGCATGACCGACCTGCTCTTCGCGATCGACTCGATCCCGGCGATCTTCGGCATCACCCAGAACCCGTTCATCGTCTTCACCGCGAACCTGTTCGCGCTGATGGGGCTGCGTCAGCTCTACTTCCTCCTCGGCGATCTGCTCGACCGCCTGAAGTACCTGCACTATGGCATCGCGTTCATCCTCGCCTTCATCGGCGTGAAGCTGTTCTTCCACGCCATGCACGTCAACGAGCTGCCGTTCATCAACGGCGGCGAGCACATCGACTGGGCTCCGGAGATCTCGACGTGGATGTCGCTCGGCGTCATCATCCTCTCGATGGTCGTCGCGACTGCCGCGAGCCTCATCGCGTCCCGTCGGGAGCGTCTGGCGGCGCCCGCCGCTCCCGCGCAGACACCGGTCGAAGCCGCCGAACGGGTGGCCGACGAGAAGGGCACGCCCCCGACCGTCGACGGCCCCTGACGGCAGGCGCCGCGCAGACGGCGATCCGCACGGTGGTAGTCTGACCCCGTGCGGATCGCTCGTCTTCTCCTTAGCGGCCGCGGCGAGACCTCGTTCTGAGCCCTCCCTCGTCGCGGAGTCCGTCGCGGGCTTGATCCCACTCAGGAGAACGAGACAGACATGAGCACAACCATCCCCGACCGCCCGCGCACCCTCGCCGAGAAGGTGTGGGACGACCACCTCGTCGTCAAGGGCGAAGACGGCCAGCCCGACCTCATCTACATCGACCTGCACCTCGTGCATGAGGTCACGAGCCCGCAGGCCTTCGACGGGCTGCGCGCGGAGGGCCGGCCGGTGCGGCGTCTCGACCTCACGATCGCGACGGAGGACCACAACACCCCGACGCTCGAGATCGACAAGCCCATCGCCGACCTCACCAGCCGCACGCAGATCGAGACGCTGCGTCGCAACGCGGCGGAGTTCGGCGTCCGGCTGCACTCGCTGGGCGACAAGGAGCAGGGCATCGTCCACGTCGTCGGCCCGCAGCTGGGACTGACGATGCCCGGCATCACCGTCGTCTGCGGCGACAGTCACACCTCCACTCACGGCGCGTTCGGGGCGATGGCGTTCGGCATCGGCACGAGCGAGGTCGAGCACGTCCTGGCCACCCAGACCCTGCCGCTCAAGCCCTTCAAGACGATGGCGATCACGGTCGAGGGTGAGCTGAAGCCCGGCGTCACGGCGAAGGACATCATCCTCGCGATCATCGCGAAGATCGGCGCCAACGGCGGCCAGGGCTACGTCCTGGAGTTCCGCGGCAGCGCCATCCGGTCGCTGTCGATGGAGGGCCGGATGACGATGTGCAACATGTCGATCGAGGCCGGCGCACGCGCCGGCATGATCGCCCCGGACGAGACCACCTTCGCGTACGTGAAGGACAAGCCGCACGCCCCGCAGGGGCAGGACTGGGAGGACGCGGTCGCCTACTGGCGAACGCTCCCGAGCGACGAGGGCGCCGTGTACGACGCCGAGGTCTTCCTCGATGCGGCAGAGCTCGAGCCGTTCGTCACCTGGGGCACGAACCCCGGCCAGGGCGTCTCGCTGAGCGACGTCGTGCCCGACCCGGCATCCTTCACCGACCCCAACGAGCGTGCCGCCGCCGAGCGGGCGCTGCAGTACATGGATCTGCAGGCGGGAACCCCG from Microbacterium aurum carries:
- a CDS encoding MBL fold metallo-hydrolase; translation: MRVTKHEHACLRLEAEGHQLIIDPGSFTLPLENLHGLVAVVLTHEHPDHWTPEHLRRLRDYARDVPIYAPAGAATAAAEFGAITVSPGDTVTAGPFTLTFHGGRHSVIHESIPVVDNVGVLVNDQFYYPGDSYAVPSHADVALLAAPIGAPWLKIGEAMDFVLAVAPRRAFGTHDMTLSRSGLEMHRARLAWATEQNGGEFVALEPGESVDL
- the leuC gene encoding 3-isopropylmalate dehydratase large subunit, coding for MSTTIPDRPRTLAEKVWDDHLVVKGEDGQPDLIYIDLHLVHEVTSPQAFDGLRAEGRPVRRLDLTIATEDHNTPTLEIDKPIADLTSRTQIETLRRNAAEFGVRLHSLGDKEQGIVHVVGPQLGLTMPGITVVCGDSHTSTHGAFGAMAFGIGTSEVEHVLATQTLPLKPFKTMAITVEGELKPGVTAKDIILAIIAKIGANGGQGYVLEFRGSAIRSLSMEGRMTMCNMSIEAGARAGMIAPDETTFAYVKDKPHAPQGQDWEDAVAYWRTLPSDEGAVYDAEVFLDAAELEPFVTWGTNPGQGVSLSDVVPDPASFTDPNERAAAERALQYMDLQAGTPLKDVTVDAVFMGSCTNSRIEDLRAFASVIEGRRKAEGVRVMVVPGSARVRLEAEAEGLDKVFTDFGAEWRFAGCSMCLGMNPDQLAPGERCASTSNRNFEGRQGKGGRTHLVSPLVAAATAVMGRLASPSDLPAVLKVEA
- a CDS encoding PTS fructose transporter subunit IIABC; this encodes MSEIITPALVSLDEPIGTDKRAVIDALAARVAATGRATDAAALAADAWKREQTDETGLPGGIAIPHAKSRAVTEATLAFARLKPGVDFGAEDGPADLVFLIAAPDTAAEEHLAVLSRLARAFMREDFTAGLRGATTPEDVVALVQHAVSDAPAPAAKPAAAPVAAPTAAAAPGLTVDGRPARIVAVTACATGIAHTFMAADALTAAGQKAGVDLAVEPQGSSGYKALPQQVIDDADAVIFAVDVDVRGEQRFAGKPVVRVPVKKGIEEPSHLIAEAVAAVGNPKAARVSASAGEASTSQAAPTSLGGNVKRALLTGVSYMIPFVAGGGLLIALGFLLGGYNVTDNAGDVVLNNALWNLPTTDITSPLGPLGQYLGSVAFIIGNTSMGFLIPALAGYIAFGIADRPGIAPGFVAGAVAGLMGAGFIGGIVGGLLAGLAAWWLNQLNVARWLRGLMPVVIIPLLASIFASGLMLLVLGGPIAWLMTALSDWLGGLTGAGVVILGVILGLMMCFDLGGPINKVAYGFATAGLSAGLAGDDRYLQIMAAVMAAGMVPPLAMALASTVLARGLFTEPERENGKAAWLLGAAFISEGAIPFAAADVFRVIPATMLGGAVTGGLSMAFAVTAKAPHGGVFVFFAIDNFWLWLVAIAAGTVVSAFSVVALKRFAHRRGVSPVDETVPAAALTA
- a CDS encoding HPr family phosphocarrier protein, whose product is MAERQATVASSSGLHARPAKLFVQAVQQTGIPVTIAVEGGPDLNAGSILTLMGLGATQGTVVTLKADGDGADAALDSLVQFLETDHDAEG
- a CDS encoding DUF4349 domain-containing protein, with the translated sequence MNDTALPALSDGRIEEMERALFAQIADERDERLQIAERARLRAVHRGRMWMGGAAAAAVVAVAAVIAPQVLPSVIGTTESAAVAPASGWSLTDGAVTDSAGGAESAAGSTASGEVGGDAREIAASASATVEVDDAAAAVDAIGKAAVAAGGYVETMSVGQAGEVAVDPAAGGGEVMPWRPSGSWITVRVPADQLTATLAGLSEAGTVTSSQIDRRDVTTEAVDLRARVAALETSVARLTELLAQSTSTADLIAAESALSERQSELDSLRQQLTWLEGQVDMSSVTVTLTEPAPTVHADPAGFGDGVAAGWNGLVATLNGVVIAIGFLLPWLGVLAIAGLVVWAVRGAVRRRRAARGTDAGGDAPEA
- a CDS encoding RNA polymerase sigma factor translates to MSDTGIRTDAELVAAAAAGSQAAFRALYRAYIRPVFWVAHALVGTRADAEDVAQDTFLAAWRKLPGLDLAGDSLLPWLVTICRFQAANRVRRQQRERAHLAASADDTLPATVDVERQVVDAHLVEQILREVRTLGELDQGIFRLCAAEGYGYQAAADRLGVSHGVVRNRLARIRTRLRSTIEPEGT
- a CDS encoding DeoR/GlpR family DNA-binding transcription regulator, yielding MYATERQQLIEHLVATEGRVVVVDLARRFGVTTETVRRDLDHLEAGGHIRRVHGGAVARTKVSTAETSLAERTQQRGDVKLAIAARALDAVGADDGGSIYIDAGTTTAALAHLLVQRSTGIRPLEVVTHSMTIAHLLAGAPGLGLTAIGGRVRGLTAAAVGAQTVDAISRLRPDLAFIGTNGLSATFGLSTPDPDEAAVKRAIISAARRVVVLADADKFDAELLISFARLDDLDILATDAAPGGELAERLEAADVEVWVA
- a CDS encoding 1-phosphofructokinase family hexose kinase, whose amino-acid sequence is MIVTLTANPSLDRTVTLSTPLRVGEVQSALSVREDPGGKGINVTRVVVGAGMRSAAVLPLDADDPFAGVLRSAAVPVVPVPLPGAARANLTIVDGGGVTTKVNLPGVTRTQADAEALVAATVQAARGARWLVLAGSLPPGVTDGFYVDVIRAVRAAGDPPRIAVDTSGAALHAVVADGAPDLIKPNDDELAELTGVALDAGRDLADAVRVAAADLVPARVGAAFVTLGAAGAVLVTASGAWHGTPPPTRVRSTVGAGDSSLAGFLLAESAGASPEECLRSGIRYGSAAAALPGTQAPTPADLLPGDVPVRALAP
- a CDS encoding TerC family protein, which produces MELPVWFEVGSLVVLVLILVADLLLVLKRPHIPSTRESTLWVVFYVTLALIFAGMLWLFAGHEFAGQFIAGWLTEYSLSIDNLFVFVLIMGQFAVPRRYQQEVLMVGIIIALILRGLFILAGAAIIEQFSWVFYIFGAFLIWTAWRQAFPGGDHDDDIKQEPFIVRTLRRMVDISDHYDGAKMRTVVAGKKIFTPMIIVFAAIGMTDLLFAIDSIPAIFGITQNPFIVFTANLFALMGLRQLYFLLGDLLDRLKYLHYGIAFILAFIGVKLFFHAMHVNELPFINGGEHIDWAPEISTWMSLGVIILSMVVATAASLIASRRERLAAPAAPAQTPVEAAERVADEKGTPPTVDGP